The following are from one region of the Marinitoga litoralis genome:
- a CDS encoding macro domain-containing protein codes for MTIFEKRINDLTFKIVIGDITKENVDAIVNAANSYLSHGGGVAAAIVRAGGYTIQKESDEYIKKNGIIKPGQVGITSGGNLKAKYIIHAVGPVWHGGKDNEENILYNAIINSLKKADELNLNSISFPAISSGIFGYPFDKACKVYYLAVEDFSKISKNIKEIRFCLLDKNKALLFKEIIGG; via the coding sequence ATGACTATTTTTGAAAAAAGAATCAATGATTTAACCTTTAAAATAGTCATTGGTGATATTACAAAGGAAAATGTTGATGCTATTGTAAACGCAGCCAATTCATACTTATCACATGGTGGTGGTGTAGCTGCAGCAATTGTAAGAGCTGGTGGATATACCATCCAAAAAGAAAGTGATGAATATATTAAAAAGAATGGTATAATAAAACCTGGACAAGTTGGTATTACTTCGGGGGGAAACTTAAAAGCTAAATATATTATTCATGCAGTAGGTCCTGTTTGGCATGGAGGAAAAGATAACGAAGAAAATATATTATATAATGCGATAATAAACTCATTAAAAAAAGCTGATGAATTAAATTTAAATTCAATATCTTTTCCTGCAATTAGTTCTGGTATATTTGGATATCCTTTTGATAAGGCATGTAAGGTTTATTATTTAGCTGTTGAAGATTTTTCAAAAATATCAAAAAATATAAAAGAAATAAGATTCTGTTTATTAGACAAAAACAAAGCATTATTGTTCAAAGAAATAATAGGAGGATAA
- the fabD gene encoding ACP S-malonyltransferase, with protein sequence MIAFVFPGQGSQKLGMGKEILDKYPEYNEYLDKASKVINVDLKSIIFGDDEKILTLTENAQPALLSISYIIYLYATEKLNIHPDIVAGHSLGEWTALVASDVISFEEGVQLVRLRGKYMSEACPPGVGSMGAVIGLDINRVRELIDKFENINIANHNALDQIVISGDKKEVVEALELLKENGAKKVVELNVSGPFHSKLIKQAQEKLAENLKDTEFNKPKYNLIQNYTGDVENDPKKIKENIINQITGTVRWVDSVKKMKELGVTEVYEVGPGKVLTGLVKRIDKSLNPKSILSI encoded by the coding sequence ATGATTGCCTTTGTATTTCCTGGACAAGGATCACAAAAATTAGGTATGGGAAAAGAAATTTTAGATAAGTATCCTGAATATAATGAATATTTAGATAAAGCATCAAAGGTTATAAATGTTGATCTGAAATCAATTATTTTTGGAGACGATGAAAAAATATTAACATTGACTGAAAATGCTCAACCAGCGTTATTAAGTATTTCATATATTATATATTTGTATGCAACAGAAAAATTAAATATACATCCTGATATTGTAGCAGGTCATTCATTAGGTGAGTGGACAGCTTTAGTTGCTTCAGATGTAATTTCTTTTGAAGAAGGAGTACAATTAGTTAGATTAAGAGGAAAATACATGAGTGAAGCATGCCCTCCAGGTGTAGGAAGTATGGGAGCGGTAATTGGATTGGATATTAATCGAGTAAGAGAATTAATAGATAAATTTGAGAATATCAATATAGCTAATCATAATGCTTTGGATCAAATAGTTATTAGTGGAGATAAGAAAGAAGTAGTTGAGGCATTGGAATTATTAAAAGAAAATGGAGCAAAAAAAGTAGTAGAGTTGAATGTTAGCGGCCCTTTCCATTCAAAATTAATAAAACAAGCTCAAGAAAAGTTAGCAGAAAATTTAAAAGACACTGAATTTAATAAACCAAAATATAATCTTATTCAAAATTACACAGGTGATGTGGAAAATGACCCTAAAAAGATAAAAGAAAACATAATTAATCAAATTACAGGAACAGTAAGGTGGGTAGATAGTGTTAAAAAGATGAAAGAATTAGGAGTTACAGAAGTATATGAAGTAGGGCCAGGAAAGGTATTAACAGGTTTGGTAAAAAGAATAGATAAAAGTTTAAATCCAAAAAGTATTTTGAGTATATAA
- a CDS encoding DUF561 domain-containing protein, whose translation MNRVTQLLGIKYPILEGGMAWVGTPKLAAAVSEAGGLGTIGAGSMTPEILKDAIKTIKDFTNKPFAVNIILVNPYADQLVEIVKEENVPIVIFGAGNPGKYIPSLKETNIKVLAVVSSENLAIRLEKIGVDAIIGEGMECGGHIGDVSTMVLIPKLVDVLNVPVIAAGGIADIRGMKAAFELGAEGIQMGTRFIATYECEAHENYKNLILKAGIRDAIVTGAAIGHPARVIKTKFAKKIKSLELQSPEEAEEMLVGSLKNAFLYGDLDNGSFMAGQSAGLINEIKSVKEIIEEFGKEISEVLK comes from the coding sequence ATGAATAGAGTTACACAATTGCTTGGTATTAAATATCCTATTTTAGAAGGTGGAATGGCTTGGGTTGGCACTCCAAAATTAGCTGCTGCAGTTTCTGAAGCAGGAGGATTAGGCACAATAGGTGCAGGTAGTATGACACCAGAGATTTTAAAAGATGCTATAAAAACTATAAAAGATTTTACTAATAAACCGTTTGCAGTAAATATAATATTGGTAAATCCCTATGCTGATCAATTAGTTGAAATAGTCAAAGAAGAAAATGTCCCTATAGTTATATTTGGAGCAGGTAATCCTGGGAAATATATACCTTCATTAAAAGAAACAAATATAAAAGTATTAGCTGTTGTATCTTCAGAAAATTTAGCAATTAGACTTGAAAAAATAGGAGTTGATGCAATTATTGGTGAAGGTATGGAATGTGGAGGCCATATTGGAGATGTCTCAACAATGGTGTTAATACCAAAACTAGTTGATGTATTAAATGTTCCTGTAATTGCAGCAGGTGGAATAGCAGATATAAGAGGTATGAAAGCTGCATTTGAATTAGGTGCTGAAGGAATTCAAATGGGAACTAGATTTATAGCAACTTATGAATGTGAAGCGCATGAAAATTATAAGAATCTAATATTAAAAGCTGGAATAAGAGATGCAATAGTTACAGGAGCTGCTATTGGGCATCCTGCAAGAGTGATAAAGACTAAATTTGCAAAAAAAATAAAAAGTTTAGAATTACAGTCTCCAGAAGAAGCGGAAGAAATGTTAGTTGGTAGTTTAAAAAATGCATTTTTATATGGAGATTTAGATAATGGATCGTTTATGGCAGGTCAAAGTGCAGGTTTAATAAATGAAATTAAAAGTGTAAAAGAAATTATTGAAGAGTTTGGAAAAGAAATAAGTGAGGTGTTAAAATGA
- a CDS encoding FAD-dependent oxidoreductase yields the protein MEKYDVVIIGGVAAGTSAAASAKRINKDLKIAIFQKEPYISYGGCGLPYVISGDVKSPESVIALTPEIFKEKKGADVFVNNEVYDIDFENKIVYIKNEAGEKEVKYDKLVISTGASPVIPHFTAWGEDGIFKLRNPDDAKNILNYINSHNPKKAIVIGGGFIGIETAEALKTHNIDITIIEGTDHLLGNIEPEIHEEFVNALQEKGVTLVFNTFAKDIIKDNGSFKVITDNEEYTADMVIVAIGVKPNTEFLKDKGLNMAKNGAVIVNEKMETNINDVYSAGDCATVNHYITKENVYIPLGTTANKQGRIAGKNIAGGNDSFIGVVGSLITKFEDIEYAKTGLTLKEAINKGFNADSVYIKSGSRAHYYRGSKKIKMKLVFEKESGRILGAQFIGGEIHPRLNVITSLIYNNGTVEMLRNMDLAYSPPFSPVWDIDLVAATQAIKKL from the coding sequence ATGGAAAAATATGATGTAGTTATTATTGGTGGAGTTGCTGCAGGAACAAGTGCTGCTGCGAGTGCAAAAAGAATTAATAAAGATTTAAAAATTGCAATTTTTCAAAAAGAACCATATATTTCATATGGTGGATGTGGCCTTCCATATGTTATAAGTGGTGATGTTAAGTCTCCAGAATCTGTAATAGCTTTAACTCCTGAAATTTTTAAAGAAAAAAAAGGTGCTGATGTTTTTGTTAATAACGAAGTATATGATATTGACTTTGAAAATAAAATTGTTTATATAAAAAATGAAGCTGGAGAAAAAGAAGTTAAGTATGATAAGCTAGTTATATCTACTGGGGCTTCACCAGTAATTCCACATTTTACAGCATGGGGTGAAGATGGGATTTTCAAATTAAGAAATCCTGATGATGCAAAAAATATATTAAATTACATTAATTCTCACAATCCCAAAAAAGCAATTGTAATCGGTGGTGGGTTTATTGGTATTGAAACTGCTGAAGCATTAAAAACTCATAATATTGATATTACAATAATTGAAGGTACCGATCATTTGTTAGGAAATATTGAACCAGAAATTCACGAAGAATTTGTTAATGCTTTACAAGAAAAAGGAGTTACTTTAGTATTTAATACTTTTGCAAAAGATATAATAAAGGATAATGGATCATTCAAAGTAATAACTGATAATGAAGAATATACAGCTGATATGGTAATTGTTGCTATTGGAGTAAAACCTAATACAGAGTTTTTAAAAGATAAAGGATTAAACATGGCTAAAAATGGAGCTGTTATTGTTAATGAAAAAATGGAAACAAATATAAATGATGTATATTCTGCAGGAGATTGTGCAACAGTAAATCATTATATTACAAAAGAAAATGTATATATTCCTCTTGGAACAACAGCAAATAAGCAAGGAAGAATAGCAGGTAAAAATATAGCAGGTGGAAATGATTCGTTTATTGGAGTAGTTGGTTCATTAATTACCAAATTTGAAGATATTGAATATGCAAAAACTGGATTAACATTAAAAGAAGCAATCAACAAAGGGTTTAATGCTGATTCCGTATATATTAAATCAGGAAGTAGAGCTCATTATTATAGGGGATCAAAAAAAATTAAAATGAAATTAGTTTTTGAAAAAGAAAGCGGTAGGATATTAGGAGCTCAATTTATTGGCGGAGAGATACACCCAAGATTGAATGTAATAACTTCATTAATATATAACAATGGAACAGTTGAAATGTTAAGGAATATGGACTTAGCATATTCTCCACCATTTTCACCTGTTTGGGATATTGATTTAGTTGCAGCAACTCAAGCTATTAAAAAATTATAA
- a CDS encoding SLC13 family permease, whose amino-acid sequence MSELIVFGITIIAYYFIIFARRVKKSIITFFFGILLFILKPVEGLEFDNIGRIVSFETLGILLGMMIIVEILKESGFFTFTAINAIKISRYKFWVVLILIMILVALFSAFLDNLITIMLMAPIIFLLADTLEINPTPLMLLTITIDNIGGMSTLIGSPLNIVLGSIGNLDFAKFLNTMLPITALSFISVILIFKFSNKFNIKEFNEKLKTLSDIDPEKAIENKSLMYKGVIVFVFVLVGFMLHSVINIDLALIALAGALILMLLSQKDFESMSKDLDWDTMFFYGGLFTIAFSLEEIGVTQVIAHLFNPLLGTPIILMLVIMWISAFTIPFLSAVPGTLILAPVIKLLIINGAPFELWYAYAIGANLGTNLTPLGAVQNIVGVSLLEKNYNKTISFKEYMKNSFITVLIPLILGSLYILFI is encoded by the coding sequence ATGTCAGAGCTTATAGTTTTTGGTATAACCATTATTGCTTACTATTTTATTATTTTTGCTAGAAGAGTTAAAAAGTCCATTATCACTTTCTTTTTTGGTATATTATTGTTTATTTTAAAACCCGTTGAAGGCTTAGAATTTGATAATATAGGCAGAATAGTTAGTTTCGAAACGTTGGGTATTTTGCTTGGTATGATGATTATTGTAGAAATTCTAAAAGAAAGTGGTTTTTTTACTTTTACTGCTATAAATGCAATAAAAATAAGTCGATATAAGTTTTGGGTAGTGTTAATTCTTATTATGATTCTTGTTGCTTTGTTTTCCGCCTTTTTAGATAATTTAATAACTATAATGCTAATGGCTCCTATAATATTTTTATTAGCTGATACATTGGAAATTAATCCTACTCCATTAATGTTATTAACAATTACAATTGATAATATTGGTGGTATGAGTACTCTAATTGGTAGTCCTTTGAATATTGTTTTAGGATCTATAGGAAACTTAGACTTTGCAAAATTCCTCAATACTATGTTGCCTATTACAGCATTATCATTTATATCTGTAATATTAATATTTAAATTTTCAAATAAATTCAATATTAAAGAATTTAATGAAAAATTGAAAACCTTATCTGATATTGATCCAGAAAAAGCTATCGAAAACAAATCACTAATGTATAAAGGGGTTATTGTTTTTGTATTTGTACTTGTTGGATTTATGCTACACTCTGTAATAAATATTGATCTCGCATTAATAGCCTTAGCTGGCGCCTTAATTTTAATGCTTTTATCTCAAAAAGATTTTGAAAGTATGTCTAAAGATCTTGATTGGGATACTATGTTTTTTTATGGTGGATTATTTACAATAGCTTTTTCATTAGAAGAAATAGGTGTTACCCAAGTAATAGCCCACTTATTTAACCCATTATTAGGAACTCCTATAATATTAATGTTAGTAATAATGTGGATTTCTGCATTCACAATTCCGTTTTTAAGTGCTGTACCAGGAACATTGATTTTAGCTCCTGTTATTAAATTATTGATTATAAATGGAGCTCCATTTGAACTATGGTATGCTTATGCTATAGGAGCTAATTTAGGTACTAATTTAACTCCATTAGGAGCTGTTCAAAATATAGTAGGAGTATCGTTATTAGAAAAGAACTACAATAAGACTATATCATTTAAAGAATATATGAAAAACTCATTTATAACAGTTTTAATCCCTCTTATACTAGGTTCATTGTATATATTATTTATATAA
- a CDS encoding 3-oxoacyl-ACP synthase III family protein, producing MYITQINVYIPENKLDNKILSKKFNVSEDWILKRTGIKNRYISNIDIFQMGLKAAEKLNLEDVDTILFVSSIGAHYVPYYVRTYEKLNIDKLRYGIDVSNGFVGFVTSLHIADVMFREKIANKILIIVSEKLSELVDEEDINTSILFSDAAVAMVLENNDNCVCDHRVIYDSEYLDALNVNDNKKIIMNGKRVYKFAVSNMKKMIKDYLKDYEEKIIVPHQANKRILESVKNNFNNMEFLDIIEDFGNTGAASIPLTLYKIYGNTKIDLKKHLLISVGGGMTTSGITWRCNNE from the coding sequence ATGTATATTACTCAAATAAATGTATATATTCCAGAAAATAAATTGGATAATAAAATATTATCCAAAAAATTCAATGTTTCTGAAGATTGGATATTAAAAAGAACTGGAATAAAAAATAGATACATTTCTAATATTGATATTTTTCAAATGGGCTTAAAAGCTGCTGAGAAATTAAATTTAGAAGATGTTGACACAATTCTTTTTGTTTCATCTATAGGAGCTCATTATGTACCTTATTATGTCAGAACATATGAAAAATTAAATATTGATAAATTAAGATATGGAATAGATGTATCTAATGGTTTTGTAGGCTTTGTGACTTCACTGCATATAGCTGATGTTATGTTTAGGGAAAAAATTGCAAATAAAATATTAATAATAGTATCAGAAAAATTGTCAGAGCTTGTAGATGAAGAAGATATTAATACATCAATATTATTTTCTGATGCTGCAGTTGCAATGGTTTTGGAAAATAATGATAATTGTGTTTGCGATCATAGAGTAATATATGATAGTGAATATTTAGATGCATTAAATGTTAATGATAATAAAAAAATTATAATGAATGGAAAAAGAGTATACAAGTTTGCCGTTAGTAACATGAAAAAAATGATAAAAGATTACTTAAAAGACTACGAAGAAAAAATAATTGTTCCACATCAAGCTAATAAGAGAATATTAGAAAGTGTGAAAAATAATTTTAATAATATGGAGTTTTTAGATATTATAGAAGATTTTGGAAATACAGGAGCAGCAAGTATCCCTTTGACATTATATAAAATATACGGAAATACAAAAATAGATTTAAAAAAACACTTATTAATATCTGTAGGTGGAGGAATGACAACATCAGGTATTACCTGGAGGTGCAATAATGAATAG
- a CDS encoding PolC-type DNA polymerase III, with product MKISDFLLSKLGFDPFNLQGDIEINDFLILKLHNPLSENEEKSIKRFFSRLMKMPVKIELSSMKNIEYISENWLNLIKGNDEENYLRFLIPDISNNELIFRVSNKFALERMKKNKKVIDNILIRGLGFLPNYEFIFDETLNIDYIELEKDLSNDLNNIDDTYIIDEYDNNDDIVQNKETDKNNVILGNAINKVSMPLNKLNEFVYQTPKVVVEGTVFYKEFNDRAIILIMYITDNKDSITIKIFKNNAEMINSKIKEGDHIKIEGKVTYDEYIREYVIIPENIMKIDKHERIDNSEEKRVELHAHSKFSALDSVLDVDELVKTAAKWGHKAIAITDHEVVQSIPTFYSAAKKNNIKPIFGCEVNIVNNKISIINNFSENIEFNSNFVVFDFETTGFDPNTEEIIEFGAVKIENGEITDVFHKLVKPKKNVPQKIQEITGITNEMLRDAPDINEVLPEFMKFIENSILVAHNANFDYRFLRRWVKDIMDIEIKIPYIDTLAMARALLNLRGGHSLDKVVNALGLGDFEHHRAHEDAKVTAYAFLKLLDKAKGRGIKKINDLINLEKMIDFKKLRKYHTTVLVKNRTGLKNLYKLVSKAHTEYFYRDTTVLLSELLENRNGLLIGSGCSKNIIFEEYSKGASEAEIDDLISLFDYIEIQPLDSIEHRGVEKEKIKDFFKYLYKSAKKFNIPVVMTSNAHYLNIEDKKARDALIIGSATKGQKKSVYDSNKHFRTTDEMLEAAYEIFEDDNIAKEIVIENTNKIADLIEEIKPLEGKLHPPIIEGADDTVRELSWKTAKELYGDPLPEIVKARIERELNSIINHGYAVLYLMAQKIVKKSNDDGYLVGSRGSVGSSLVATMMGITEVNPLPPHYICPECKYSEFITDGSYDSGYDLPDKKCPKCGTELYKNGQDIPFETFMGFEGDKVPDIDLNFSGEYQSRAHKFIEELFGSDHVFRAGTISTVAEKTAYGYVRKYSEEIGEELKTPEIIRLAKKIEGARRTTGQHPGGLMIVPKNMEVYDFTPVQFPANDRKADTMTTHFDYHVIHDDLVKLDALGHDDPTFLKMLSDLTGVEYNKIKMDDKETMSIFSSSKALGIDLTSDLRTTVGTLGIPEFGTQFVRGMLEETKPKTFAALVRISGLSHGTDVWLNNARDLIVSKQATVDEVIACRDDIMNYLIQKGLDKKHSFFIMEKVRKGKGLADEDEEEMKKNNVPEWFINSCKKIKYLFPKAHAAAYVSMAFRIAYFKVHYPLAFYATYFSVKGDEFNIEVILKGKNAIRSRIFELKSLKSLDVKEKNELTVLEIAYEMLLRGFGFLPPDIYKSDAKNFIIEENNLRIPFIKVPNLGEKAAISILEARKEKEFLSIEDLLNRTGINKTTVETFKKLGMLKGLPEKNQVNLFEGFM from the coding sequence ATGAAAATTTCTGATTTTTTACTTTCCAAACTAGGATTTGATCCTTTTAACCTTCAAGGAGATATTGAAATAAACGACTTTCTCATATTAAAACTACATAACCCATTAAGCGAAAATGAAGAAAAATCTATTAAAAGATTCTTTTCAAGATTAATGAAAATGCCTGTAAAAATAGAATTATCCTCCATGAAAAACATTGAATATATATCAGAAAATTGGTTAAATTTAATTAAAGGTAATGATGAAGAAAATTACCTAAGATTTTTAATACCGGATATATCTAATAACGAATTAATTTTTAGAGTATCTAACAAATTTGCACTAGAAAGAATGAAAAAAAACAAAAAAGTAATTGACAATATTTTAATTAGGGGTTTGGGGTTTTTACCAAACTATGAGTTTATTTTTGACGAAACACTAAATATTGATTATATAGAATTAGAAAAGGATTTAAGTAATGATTTAAATAATATTGATGATACATATATCATAGATGAATATGATAATAATGATGATATTGTTCAAAACAAAGAAACAGATAAGAATAATGTTATTTTGGGAAATGCTATTAATAAGGTGTCCATGCCTTTAAATAAATTAAATGAATTTGTGTATCAAACTCCAAAAGTTGTTGTTGAAGGAACAGTTTTTTACAAAGAATTCAATGATAGAGCAATTATATTAATTATGTATATTACCGATAATAAAGATTCAATAACCATAAAAATATTTAAAAATAATGCTGAAATGATTAATAGTAAAATTAAAGAGGGAGATCATATAAAAATTGAAGGTAAGGTAACATATGATGAATATATAAGAGAATATGTTATTATTCCGGAAAATATAATGAAAATAGATAAACATGAAAGAATTGATAATTCAGAGGAAAAAAGAGTAGAATTGCATGCACATTCTAAGTTCAGTGCTTTAGATTCTGTTTTAGATGTTGATGAATTGGTAAAGACTGCAGCTAAATGGGGACATAAAGCAATTGCTATAACAGATCATGAAGTTGTTCAATCAATTCCAACATTTTATAGTGCAGCTAAAAAAAACAACATTAAACCAATTTTCGGTTGTGAAGTAAATATAGTAAACAATAAGATCTCAATAATAAATAATTTTTCTGAAAACATAGAATTTAACTCTAATTTTGTTGTTTTTGACTTTGAAACAACAGGTTTTGATCCAAATACAGAAGAAATAATTGAATTTGGTGCTGTAAAAATTGAAAATGGTGAAATTACAGATGTTTTTCATAAATTAGTTAAACCTAAAAAAAATGTACCTCAAAAAATACAAGAAATTACTGGTATTACAAATGAAATGCTTAGAGATGCACCTGATATTAATGAAGTTTTACCAGAATTTATGAAATTTATTGAAAACTCAATTTTAGTTGCTCACAACGCAAATTTTGATTATAGGTTTTTAAGACGTTGGGTAAAAGATATAATGGATATAGAAATAAAAATACCATATATTGATACTTTAGCTATGGCTAGAGCCCTATTGAATTTAAGAGGCGGTCATTCTCTTGATAAAGTTGTTAATGCATTAGGATTGGGAGATTTTGAACATCATAGAGCTCATGAGGATGCTAAAGTAACTGCATATGCTTTCTTAAAATTATTAGATAAAGCCAAAGGAAGAGGAATCAAAAAAATAAACGATTTAATAAATCTAGAAAAAATGATTGATTTTAAAAAGCTTAGAAAATATCATACTACAGTATTAGTCAAAAATAGAACCGGTTTAAAAAATTTATACAAATTAGTTTCTAAAGCTCATACAGAATATTTCTATAGAGATACTACAGTATTATTAAGTGAACTACTTGAAAATAGAAATGGGTTATTAATTGGTAGTGGATGTTCAAAGAACATTATATTCGAAGAATATTCTAAAGGTGCTTCAGAAGCAGAAATAGATGATTTAATTAGTTTATTTGATTATATAGAAATTCAACCTTTAGATAGTATTGAACATCGTGGAGTAGAAAAAGAAAAGATAAAAGATTTTTTCAAATATCTGTATAAATCAGCTAAAAAATTTAATATACCTGTTGTTATGACTAGTAATGCTCATTATTTAAATATAGAAGATAAAAAAGCTAGAGATGCTTTAATTATAGGTTCAGCAACAAAAGGACAAAAGAAATCTGTATATGATTCTAATAAACATTTTAGAACAACAGATGAAATGTTAGAAGCTGCATACGAAATATTTGAAGATGACAATATAGCTAAGGAAATAGTCATAGAAAACACAAATAAAATTGCTGATTTGATTGAAGAAATAAAACCATTAGAAGGCAAACTGCACCCTCCAATAATAGAAGGTGCTGATGACACCGTTAGAGAATTAAGTTGGAAAACAGCTAAAGAATTATACGGTGATCCATTACCTGAAATTGTTAAAGCAAGAATTGAAAGAGAATTAAACTCTATTATTAATCACGGATATGCTGTTTTATATTTAATGGCTCAAAAAATTGTAAAAAAATCAAATGATGATGGGTATTTAGTTGGTTCAAGAGGTTCTGTAGGATCTTCATTAGTAGCTACAATGATGGGAATTACAGAGGTTAATCCTTTGCCTCCTCATTATATATGCCCAGAATGTAAGTATAGCGAGTTTATTACTGATGGTTCATATGATTCTGGATATGATTTACCAGATAAGAAATGTCCAAAGTGCGGAACAGAGCTATATAAAAATGGTCAAGATATTCCTTTTGAAACATTTATGGGATTTGAAGGAGATAAAGTTCCTGATATAGATTTAAACTTTTCTGGAGAATATCAGTCTAGAGCTCATAAGTTCATAGAAGAATTATTCGGATCTGATCATGTTTTTAGAGCTGGTACTATATCTACAGTTGCAGAAAAAACAGCCTATGGATATGTAAGAAAATATTCTGAAGAAATTGGAGAAGAATTAAAAACCCCTGAAATAATTAGATTAGCAAAAAAAATAGAAGGTGCTAGAAGAACAACTGGACAACATCCAGGTGGTTTAATGATTGTACCTAAAAATATGGAAGTATATGACTTTACTCCTGTTCAATTTCCAGCAAATGATAGAAAGGCAGACACTATGACAACACATTTTGATTATCATGTTATTCATGATGATTTGGTTAAGTTAGACGCACTTGGACACGATGACCCTACCTTTTTAAAAATGTTAAGTGATTTAACTGGGGTTGAATATAATAAAATAAAAATGGATGATAAAGAAACAATGTCTATTTTTTCTTCTTCTAAAGCTTTAGGTATTGATTTAACATCTGATTTAAGAACAACTGTTGGAACATTAGGAATTCCAGAATTCGGAACACAATTTGTTAGAGGAATGTTAGAAGAAACAAAACCAAAAACATTTGCTGCATTGGTTAGAATATCAGGTTTATCTCATGGTACCGATGTTTGGTTAAATAATGCTAGAGATTTAATAGTTTCAAAACAGGCAACTGTTGATGAAGTTATTGCATGTCGTGATGATATTATGAATTATTTAATACAAAAAGGCCTAGATAAAAAACACTCTTTCTTTATTATGGAGAAGGTTAGAAAAGGAAAAGGTCTTGCAGATGAAGATGAAGAAGAAATGAAAAAGAATAATGTTCCAGAATGGTTTATTAATTCTTGTAAAAAAATAAAATATCTTTTCCCAAAAGCCCATGCTGCTGCATATGTTAGTATGGCTTTTAGAATTGCTTATTTCAAAGTTCATTATCCCCTTGCTTTTTATGCAACATACTTTTCTGTAAAGGGCGATGAATTTAATATCGAAGTTATTCTTAAAGGGAAAAATGCAATTAGATCTAGAATTTTTGAATTAAAATCATTAAAATCATTAGATGTAAAAGAGAAAAATGAACTCACAGTGTTAGAAATAGCATACGAAATGTTATTACGTGGTTTTGGATTTTTACCTCCTGATATATATAAATCTGATGCTAAGAATTTTATTATTGAAGAAAATAATTTGAGAATACCATTTATTAAAGTGCCAAACTTAGGAGAAAAAGCTGCAATTAGTATTCTTGAAGCAAGAAAAGAAAAAGAGTTCTTATCCATCGAAGATTTATTAAATAGAACTGGTATTAATAAAACTACAGTAGAAACTTTTAAAAAATTAGGAATGTTAAAAGGACTTCCAGAAAAAAATCAAGTTAATTTATTTGAAGGATTTATGTAA